CATGCGTTTTTCCTATCGGCTGCTGCTCACGGTTCTTTTATTCGCAGTAGGCGCGCAATCGTCTCAAGCCGCGGGCGTCATCCGCGGAGTGGTGTCCGACCCTTTAGGCGCCCGGGTTCCCGCGGCGATCGTCACACTTCTTAGCAATGGAATCACGATCGGAAAGGTGACCACGGACGGAACCGGCTCATTCCGATTCTCGGCTGTGAATCCTGGACTCTGTCAACTTGAGGTCGTCGCCCAGGGTTTTGAATCTTTTGAGAGTTCCACGGTAACGGTCGGCGATACCCCGGTGGACGTCGACGTTCACCTGCAACTCGGCGCGCTCCGTCAAGACGTTGTCGTCACCGCAACAGGATCGGAAACACCGGTGGATGAAACCGGCGCATCGGTCAGCCTGTTTGGCGGCGGGGACATCGAAGCACAGAACAAACTCGATGTCCTCGAGGACATCCGCCAGATTCCCGGCGCTCAGATTACCCAAACCGGCCAACGTGGCGGCATCGCACATCTGTACATACGCGGCGGCGAATCATCCTTCAACAAAGTCCTGATCGATGGCGTTCCAGCCAACTATATCGGCGGTTCATTCGATTTCGCGCAGCTCTCGAATGACAGTGTCGCGGGCGTTGAGGTCCTGCGCGGCTCGAATAGCGTGCTGTATGGCGCAGATGCCCTGGCCGGCGTCGTCAATGTGACAACACAACGCGGCTCTACGCCGAGTCCGGAAATCAAATATTCCATCGACGGTGGAAACTTTTACACGATGAAACAGGCGGCTTCGGCGGGTGGTGTGCTCCACAAGCTGGATTACTTCTCCGACTTCGCCAGATTGGACACGAAGGGAAGCTATACCAACGACTTCTTCCACAATGCAACGTATGCCGGCAACTTCGGCTATGCGTTGACCCCCACGACCCAGCTACGGGCAACGGTGAGAAAGACCTGGACCGGGCTCGGTACTCCGAACGGAATTTACCTTTACGGCATTGCCGATGACTCGTCGCAGAAGAATCAAAACACCGCCGTCAGCGCGACCTTACAAAACCAGACAACGAGCCAATGGCACAACCTGCTCCGCTTCGGCTATGGCCAATTCAACCAGGTTTACAGAAATCCAACTCCTACCGGCCAGCAGGATGCCTACGGCGATTACCTGGGCAACATGGTTAACATTCAGGGAGCAAACGGCTACAAGGCCACAGGACAGGGCATCCTCGATTACTACGGCACCTATCCCTCCATCTTAGCGCTGTATAACGCGAGGCGATCCGTTTACGAACAATCCGATTATCGTTTTTACAGAGACTGGACCGGAACATTCGGATTCCGTTACGAGCATGAAAACGGGTCCGGCCTGACGCGCGACAACTACAGCTATGTTATGGAAGCGCACGGCAGCATCGGCGGCCGGCTCTTTGTCACAGGCGGCGCGGGAATTGAAAACAACACCGTATTTGGCGTTGCAACCTCGCCTCGCATTTCACTCGCTTATGACTTGCGGAAATCGGCCAACCCGGTTTTCGGCGAAACGCGGCTGAAGGCAAATTTCGGTAAAGGAATCGAAGAGCCCAGCACAACCCAGCAGGCCTCGGAGGTATCCGCTCTGCTGACGCCTGCGCAGCGGTCTCAGTTCAGTATTAATCCGATCGGGCCGCAACGCAGCAGGACGTTCGATGCCGGTGTGAAACAAAGCTTCCGGCAGGCGCGGACCCAGGTCGAACTCACCTTTTTCAAGAACGACTTTTACGATCTGATCACATATCTCAGTCCCGCCCAGCTGGTTTCCGTCGGCGTAAGTCCTGGCGTCGTGACCGCGTTGGCCGGCTACGGAGCTTATGTCAATGCCAGTTCGACCAGTTCGAAAGGGATTGAAACACAGATTTCTACCGATTTAGGTCATAGCCTCCGCATCCAGGCCAACTACACTTACCTCGACGCGGTGGTCACGAAGGCTTTCGGTGCAACTTCGTACAACCCGGCCTTCCCGGCGATCGCAATCGGCGCTTTCTCCCCGCTCCAGGGACAACGGCCTTTCAATCGTGCACCGCACAGCGGCAGCTTAGGCCTGTTTTATA
This sequence is a window from Terriglobia bacterium. Protein-coding genes within it:
- a CDS encoding TonB-dependent receptor plug domain-containing protein; its protein translation is MRFSYRLLLTVLLFAVGAQSSQAAGVIRGVVSDPLGARVPAAIVTLLSNGITIGKVTTDGTGSFRFSAVNPGLCQLEVVAQGFESFESSTVTVGDTPVDVDVHLQLGALRQDVVVTATGSETPVDETGASVSLFGGGDIEAQNKLDVLEDIRQIPGAQITQTGQRGGIAHLYIRGGESSFNKVLIDGVPANYIGGSFDFAQLSNDSVAGVEVLRGSNSVLYGADALAGVVNVTTQRGSTPSPEIKYSIDGGNFYTMKQAASAGGVLHKLDYFSDFARLDTKGSYTNDFFHNATYAGNFGYALTPTTQLRATVRKTWTGLGTPNGIYLYGIADDSSQKNQNTAVSATLQNQTTSQWHNLLRFGYGQFNQVYRNPTPTGQQDAYGDYLGNMVNIQGANGYKATGQGILDYYGTYPSILALYNARRSVYEQSDYRFYRDWTGTFGFRYEHENGSGLTRDNYSYVMEAHGSIGGRLFVTGGAGIENNTVFGVATSPRISLAYDLRKSANPVFGETRLKANFGKGIEEPSTTQQASEVSALLTPAQRSQFSINPIGPQRSRTFDAGVKQSFRQARTQVELTFFKNDFYDLITYLSPAQLVSVGVSPGVVTALAGYGAYVNASSTSSKGIETQISTDLGHSLRIQANYTYLDAVVTKAFGATSYNPAFPAIAIGAFSPLQGQRPFNRAPHSGSLGLFYIRRQFTGTITGSFAGRRDDSTFLYDQFYGNTMLLPNRNLDAAYQKIDLSGRYALKPSISLYTGVENLFSEHYMGTIGFPAAPFTIRSGVTITLSGEAWNKTH